A genomic stretch from Marinobacter fonticola includes:
- a CDS encoding ABCB family ABC transporter ATP-binding protein/permease: MPAAYADDNHKTNPRPDWRVLLTLWPYLTEFRGRVIAASACLVLAKLATVATPLVLKYIVDYLDQGRDGERLLWIPLLLVAGYGLLRFGSTLFNELRDAIFARVAERAMRRVSLQVFRHLHERELAFHLDRKTGGLARDMERGTSGISFLIRFMLFNIIPTVLEIIMVSAILLAAFDPGYMLAIVLAVTVYVLYSVKVTEWRTAFVRETNARDNQSNARALDSLLNYETVKYFNNEAHEAEVYDRDLAEWEKARLKTRLSLATLNIGQALIIGVAMIAIMGMAVSQVANGDITLGDFTMINAYLIQLFIPLNALGFVYREIRQALVNVERLFGLLGSTPRIVDASDAGELNTEGAEVRFENVHFAYQPNRSILKGVSFTVPAGHKVAIVGASGAGKSTVARLLFRFFDVNEGRITVDGQDIRSVAQDSLRQAMGVVPQDTVLFNDTLYRNLAYGHPEAAEEEVYRAARLAHLDHFIDALPEGYGTKVGERGLKLSGGEKQRVAIARVILKNPPLLILDEATSSLDSLSEQAILGALSEVSRSRTTLVIAHRLSTIRDADTILVMANGQIAEQGDHQALLDAGGRYAELWWQQHQGSA, encoded by the coding sequence GTGCCAGCAGCCTACGCCGACGATAACCATAAAACCAATCCCCGGCCCGACTGGCGGGTTCTCCTGACGTTATGGCCCTATCTGACCGAGTTTCGCGGGCGCGTCATTGCCGCTTCTGCCTGCCTGGTGCTGGCCAAGCTGGCTACCGTAGCGACGCCGCTTGTTCTCAAATACATCGTCGATTACCTCGACCAGGGCCGAGACGGCGAGAGGCTGCTCTGGATCCCCTTGCTGCTGGTAGCGGGCTACGGCTTGCTGCGATTCGGCAGCACTCTGTTCAATGAGCTACGCGACGCGATTTTCGCCCGCGTAGCCGAACGCGCCATGCGCCGGGTATCGCTACAGGTTTTCCGCCACCTGCACGAACGGGAACTGGCCTTCCACCTGGATCGCAAGACCGGGGGTCTGGCCCGGGACATGGAGCGCGGCACCAGCGGTATCAGCTTCCTGATTCGCTTTATGCTGTTCAACATCATCCCCACGGTGCTGGAAATCATTATGGTATCGGCCATCCTGCTGGCCGCATTCGACCCTGGCTACATGCTGGCCATCGTCCTTGCCGTTACCGTCTACGTGCTGTATTCCGTCAAAGTCACCGAGTGGCGCACCGCTTTCGTACGCGAAACCAACGCCCGGGATAACCAGTCCAACGCCCGTGCGCTGGACAGCCTGCTCAACTACGAAACCGTCAAGTACTTCAACAATGAGGCCCATGAGGCCGAGGTTTACGATCGCGACTTGGCGGAGTGGGAGAAAGCGCGCCTGAAAACCCGCCTATCTCTGGCCACCTTGAACATCGGCCAGGCACTGATTATCGGCGTAGCCATGATCGCGATTATGGGCATGGCAGTGAGCCAGGTCGCCAATGGCGACATCACGCTGGGGGATTTCACCATGATCAACGCTTACCTGATTCAGCTTTTCATTCCCCTCAATGCGCTCGGCTTCGTCTATCGTGAGATCCGCCAGGCATTAGTCAACGTTGAACGGCTTTTTGGTCTTCTGGGGTCGACGCCTCGGATCGTGGACGCTTCAGATGCCGGAGAACTGAACACCGAGGGTGCCGAAGTGCGCTTCGAAAACGTGCATTTCGCCTATCAGCCGAACCGTTCTATTCTGAAGGGCGTCAGCTTTACCGTACCTGCCGGCCATAAGGTTGCCATTGTCGGTGCCAGTGGCGCGGGCAAGTCGACCGTGGCCCGTCTGCTATTTCGTTTCTTCGATGTGAACGAAGGCCGCATTACCGTGGACGGCCAGGACATTCGGTCCGTGGCTCAAGACAGCCTGCGCCAAGCCATGGGTGTCGTTCCTCAGGACACCGTGCTCTTTAACGACACCCTCTACCGCAACCTGGCCTATGGTCACCCCGAGGCGGCTGAAGAAGAGGTCTATCGCGCCGCCAGACTAGCGCACCTGGACCACTTCATCGATGCGCTACCGGAAGGCTACGGCACAAAGGTCGGCGAACGCGGCCTGAAGCTCTCGGGTGGCGAAAAGCAGCGGGTTGCCATCGCCCGGGTGATCCTTAAAAACCCGCCGTTGCTGATCCTCGACGAGGCGACCTCCTCGCTGGATTCTCTATCGGAGCAGGCCATTCTGGGCGCTTTGAGCGAAGTCAGCCGCTCCCGCACCACCCTGGTGATCGCCCATCGCCTATCCACCATCCGGGACGCCGATACCATCCTCGTCATGGCCAATGGACAGATCGCGGAACAGGGCGACCATCAAGCCCTACTCGATGCCGGTGGGCGCTATGCCGAACTTTGGTGGCAGCAGCACCAGGGTTCGGCCTGA
- a CDS encoding bifunctional diguanylate cyclase/phosphodiesterase, which produces METSSPQAVDLSNCDREPIHIPGAIQSFGALIVVRLADFQVMQASANVEALMGRSIDQVLECQLHELIGKTNFMQLEQELNANELHVLTPSTVHLSESRTPCNVFYVSQGELLIAEFEQRQEKALQSRGFWSEGEMPFMDINNCKDTGGLCRLLVREVRRLTGFDRVLAYKFDEDWHGEVTAEVKSDRYPETYLDHHFPASDIPAQARRMFTLTRLRMIPDVGYRPVPLIPTNNPLTGRPLDMTYTMLRNVSPIHLEYLENMGVAASMTISLLDNDKLWGMVTCHHASPRNVPHSIRLRCKVLGELASYTVSALEKRAASDAEQSRKISEGRIKEHLSKSSEVVEGLENASPDLLRYLQADTVIVRLGGRQTVLGQPLTEGADDVLFDVMTNQSVEKDVAQSRNLSALDARFESLAAEASGALLVRLTPGGDALLAIRREQVESRLWAGNPNKPVTQDPNARIHPRKSFDHWLEKVRGHSTRWTRLDASSALDLKRLLLERDEQIKRAQAEAALRESELQFRATFEQAAVGVAHVALEGQWVRVNHKLCDILGYSRDELRRMTFQDITYPEDLPGDLDRLNKLVRGEIDTYNMEKRYIRKDGTWVWANLTVSLIRDRNRNPRHFIAIVEDIAKRKSAEERNRYLANHDTLTGLPNRAFFSDRLHEAIAHAKRDDGQFALMLLDLDRFKLVNDSLGHHVGDLLLKEVASRLQAAVRETDVVSRLGGDEFAVIQSHVTSSHSPAKLAEKIVEELQRPYWLDGTVIHSGTSIGITLYPGDADDPVSLFKHADLALYRAKDSGRQTFGFFTEDLYNEVKDRKTLEEGLRQALQHGALQLSYQPVFDLTSNRPVGAEALLRLEDADMQLIPASRFMALAEETGLIVPLGEWAVAAAFRQAKEWQTQGFEGFVLGVNLSLKQLKQPGFVDFVSKALLSTGVDPAGIEIDVTEGEIIQHQDEVLSVLHELKGLGLRICADDFGAGLSGLGQLARLPVDAIKIDQSIVQGLPHNRHDSAIAAAIVNLALELDLQVIAEGIETFEQLAFLQSKGCHGGQGFLFSYAISASKMKELLSRHDSTSA; this is translated from the coding sequence ATGGAGACGTCCTCTCCCCAGGCTGTCGACCTGTCCAATTGCGATCGTGAGCCCATCCATATTCCCGGTGCCATCCAGTCCTTCGGCGCGCTGATCGTGGTGCGGCTTGCCGATTTTCAGGTTATGCAGGCCAGCGCCAACGTCGAAGCGTTGATGGGGCGCTCGATAGACCAAGTGCTTGAGTGTCAACTGCACGAGTTAATTGGCAAGACCAACTTCATGCAACTGGAACAGGAGCTTAACGCCAACGAGTTGCATGTCCTGACGCCGAGCACGGTTCATCTGTCCGAAAGTCGCACGCCCTGTAATGTGTTCTATGTCAGCCAGGGTGAGCTTTTGATTGCCGAGTTCGAACAGCGGCAAGAGAAAGCCTTGCAAAGCCGCGGCTTCTGGAGCGAGGGCGAAATGCCCTTTATGGACATCAATAACTGCAAGGATACCGGAGGACTTTGCCGGTTGCTGGTGCGCGAGGTTCGGCGACTGACCGGTTTCGACCGGGTGCTGGCCTACAAATTCGATGAAGACTGGCATGGCGAAGTGACCGCCGAGGTTAAAAGCGATCGCTATCCCGAGACCTACCTCGACCACCACTTCCCGGCTTCGGATATCCCCGCTCAAGCGCGTCGCATGTTTACGCTGACCCGTCTGCGGATGATTCCCGATGTCGGTTATCGGCCGGTCCCCCTGATTCCTACGAACAATCCGCTTACCGGCCGTCCGCTGGACATGACCTACACCATGCTGCGCAACGTGTCGCCCATTCACCTGGAATACCTGGAGAATATGGGTGTCGCGGCGTCGATGACGATTTCGTTGCTGGACAACGACAAACTTTGGGGCATGGTGACCTGCCACCACGCTTCACCGCGGAATGTGCCGCATTCGATTCGTTTGCGCTGCAAGGTATTGGGTGAACTGGCGTCCTACACTGTCTCCGCTCTGGAGAAACGCGCTGCCAGCGATGCCGAACAGAGCCGCAAGATTAGCGAAGGCCGAATCAAAGAACATCTGTCCAAATCGTCGGAGGTGGTTGAAGGTCTAGAAAACGCCAGCCCCGATCTGTTGCGCTATTTGCAGGCCGATACCGTCATCGTAAGGCTGGGCGGGCGACAAACGGTGCTCGGGCAGCCGCTGACAGAGGGTGCAGACGACGTGCTGTTTGACGTTATGACGAATCAGTCAGTGGAGAAGGATGTTGCACAAAGCCGCAACCTGTCAGCGCTGGACGCCCGGTTTGAGTCGCTGGCGGCCGAGGCCAGCGGGGCTTTGCTGGTGCGGTTGACACCGGGCGGCGACGCGCTGCTCGCGATACGTCGCGAACAAGTTGAGTCCCGCCTCTGGGCTGGCAACCCCAACAAGCCGGTGACGCAGGATCCCAATGCCCGCATCCATCCGCGTAAATCGTTCGATCACTGGCTGGAAAAAGTTCGCGGGCACTCCACGCGCTGGACGCGCCTCGATGCAAGCTCCGCATTGGACTTGAAGCGGTTGTTGCTCGAACGGGATGAGCAAATCAAACGCGCCCAGGCAGAAGCGGCTTTGCGCGAGAGCGAATTGCAGTTCCGGGCGACGTTCGAGCAGGCGGCTGTGGGTGTCGCCCACGTGGCACTTGAAGGCCAGTGGGTCCGGGTGAACCACAAGCTATGCGACATTCTCGGCTACAGCCGGGACGAGCTTCGTCGCATGACCTTTCAGGACATTACTTATCCGGAAGACCTGCCCGGCGATCTGGACCGTCTGAACAAGCTCGTGCGCGGCGAGATCGACACCTACAATATGGAGAAGCGTTATATACGTAAGGATGGCACGTGGGTGTGGGCCAACCTAACGGTCTCGCTGATCCGCGATCGTAATCGGAACCCCCGGCACTTCATTGCCATTGTCGAAGATATTGCCAAGCGTAAATCCGCAGAAGAGCGGAATCGCTACCTGGCCAATCACGACACGCTTACCGGGCTTCCTAACCGTGCCTTTTTCAGCGATCGCCTCCATGAGGCGATTGCCCATGCCAAGCGAGATGACGGCCAGTTTGCCTTGATGCTGCTGGATCTCGACCGCTTTAAGCTGGTTAACGATAGTCTGGGGCATCATGTGGGTGACTTGCTGCTTAAAGAAGTGGCTTCGCGCCTTCAAGCCGCCGTACGCGAAACCGATGTGGTGTCACGCCTGGGCGGCGATGAGTTCGCGGTGATCCAGAGCCATGTGACGTCAAGCCACTCTCCGGCTAAGCTCGCTGAGAAAATCGTCGAAGAGTTGCAGCGTCCGTACTGGCTAGATGGCACGGTGATCCATAGTGGCACCAGCATAGGTATCACCCTCTATCCAGGCGATGCCGATGATCCCGTTTCGCTGTTCAAACACGCCGATTTAGCGCTGTACCGCGCCAAGGATAGCGGTCGGCAAACCTTCGGCTTCTTTACCGAAGACCTTTACAACGAAGTGAAGGATCGAAAGACCCTTGAAGAAGGGCTGCGACAAGCCTTGCAACACGGCGCCCTGCAATTGAGCTACCAGCCAGTGTTTGACCTGACCAGCAATCGACCGGTCGGTGCGGAAGCACTTCTTCGGTTGGAAGACGCGGACATGCAGCTGATTCCCGCCTCCCGCTTTATGGCATTGGCGGAGGAAACCGGCTTGATCGTGCCCTTAGGCGAATGGGCCGTTGCGGCCGCCTTTCGGCAAGCCAAGGAATGGCAGACCCAAGGATTCGAGGGTTTTGTTTTGGGTGTCAATCTTTCACTCAAACAATTGAAGCAGCCTGGCTTCGTCGATTTTGTCAGCAAGGCGCTGCTGTCGACGGGGGTTGATCCGGCCGGTATCGAGATCGATGTCACCGAAGGTGAAATTATCCAGCATCAGGACGAGGTGCTGTCGGTATTGCATGAACTCAAGGGACTGGGACTACGCATCTGTGCCGACGATTTCGGCGCGGGGTTATCGGGTTTGGGACAACTCGCGAGATTGCCGGTAGATGCGATCAAGATTGACCAGAGTATCGTTCAGGGCCTCCCGCATAATCGCCACGATTCGGCTATTGCGGCGGCAATCGTCAACTTGGCGCTCGAACTTGATCTTCAGGTGATCGCAGAAGGCATCGAAACGTTCGAACAACTGGCCTTCCTGCAATCCAAGGGGTGTCATGGGGGGCAGGGCTTCCTATTCAGCTATGCTATCTCTGCCAGCAAAATGAAGGAATTGCTTAGCCGGCACGATTCGACTTCGGCCTGA
- a CDS encoding sensor domain-containing phosphodiesterase, whose amino-acid sequence MSNYEQERLYTLRQLKILDTPPSESFDRITRTAAKLFNLPVSAISLTDENRQWFKSRVGTEFTEVARRKSPCSDISASPEVLVIEDFQANDYYRNAPQAELGMRFYAGAPLTTYDGYTLGTLCVLGPEPRTASKEELAGLVDLSHMVMAQIDLQYALGRVDPITLLPNRIQFTEDLADLAIDYGGETRHAIFVELGDARELNTLNRVMGGGNTEELSREASRALLAHLHDDDTLYSIAPGQFIVLCRPGVESEIERKVSRLHDRLDWMNIGSTRNIIVRPALGVAPIHLGRTSANDAIRHAHSASHDARQNERNWTHYDPRIDADHQRRFTLLRDMREALVTGDGLWLVFQPRIDLKTGRCTGAEALLRWKHPALGDVSPTEFIPLIENTPLARHLTQWVLHAATAQAAQWFQQGKILRVSANVMASNFEEEGFTDLLMQRMQHLQLPAQAFELELTESALVRNRMAVASQLNALANAGIHLAIDDFGTGYSSLAYLLDIPAHVIKIDRTFTTSTPTVRPTSQKTLLKAMIDLAHGMGFRTVAEGYDPPDMLETLGQFGCDEVQSFAISKPLSPDGFEAWLQTFDKEPNRFASRSSP is encoded by the coding sequence ATGTCCAACTATGAACAAGAGCGCCTGTACACCCTGCGCCAACTGAAGATCCTCGACACACCGCCCAGCGAAAGTTTTGATCGCATCACCCGGACCGCAGCCAAACTGTTTAATTTGCCAGTGTCCGCCATCTCGCTGACGGACGAGAATCGTCAATGGTTCAAATCCCGAGTCGGCACAGAATTCACGGAAGTCGCGCGAAGAAAATCACCTTGCAGCGATATATCCGCCAGTCCCGAGGTGCTGGTCATCGAGGACTTTCAGGCCAACGACTACTATCGAAATGCGCCCCAGGCCGAACTCGGCATGCGTTTTTACGCCGGAGCCCCATTAACGACCTACGACGGCTATACGCTCGGCACCCTTTGCGTGCTGGGACCCGAGCCACGAACAGCATCGAAGGAGGAGTTGGCGGGACTGGTCGACCTCAGTCATATGGTGATGGCCCAGATCGACCTGCAATACGCCTTGGGCCGGGTCGATCCAATCACCTTGCTACCCAACCGGATTCAATTCACCGAAGACCTGGCCGATCTCGCCATCGACTACGGCGGGGAGACACGGCATGCCATTTTTGTCGAGCTGGGCGACGCCCGGGAGCTCAATACACTGAACCGCGTGATGGGCGGCGGCAACACTGAAGAGCTCTCCAGAGAGGCGAGCCGGGCGTTACTGGCCCATCTACATGACGACGACACGCTATACAGCATTGCGCCCGGCCAGTTTATTGTTCTTTGCCGTCCTGGCGTGGAAAGCGAGATCGAGCGAAAAGTCAGCCGCCTACATGACAGGCTCGACTGGATGAACATCGGCTCCACCCGGAACATTATCGTGCGCCCCGCATTGGGTGTGGCGCCAATCCATCTCGGGCGTACCAGCGCCAACGACGCCATTCGCCACGCCCACAGCGCCAGTCACGATGCGCGTCAAAACGAAAGAAACTGGACCCACTACGACCCTCGTATCGATGCCGATCATCAAAGACGCTTCACACTACTGCGAGATATGCGAGAAGCGCTGGTTACCGGCGATGGCCTATGGCTTGTATTTCAGCCGAGGATCGACCTCAAGACCGGGCGCTGCACCGGGGCCGAGGCGTTGTTGCGTTGGAAACACCCCGCGCTGGGTGACGTTTCTCCGACCGAATTCATTCCTTTAATCGAAAACACGCCCCTGGCCCGGCACCTGACACAGTGGGTCTTGCACGCAGCGACCGCACAGGCGGCCCAGTGGTTCCAACAAGGCAAAATCCTCCGAGTGTCAGCGAATGTCATGGCATCGAATTTCGAGGAAGAGGGGTTTACCGATCTGCTGATGCAACGGATGCAACACCTCCAGCTGCCGGCGCAGGCGTTTGAACTGGAACTCACCGAAAGCGCCCTGGTCCGTAACCGAATGGCCGTCGCCAGTCAGCTCAATGCGTTGGCCAACGCGGGCATCCATCTGGCCATCGACGATTTCGGCACGGGCTATAGCAGCCTCGCGTACCTACTGGACATTCCGGCCCACGTCATCAAAATTGACCGAACCTTTACGACCAGTACGCCCACGGTCAGGCCCACCTCCCAGAAAACACTGCTAAAGGCCATGATCGATCTTGCACATGGCATGGGTTTCAGAACGGTTGCCGAGGGCTACGATCCTCCGGATATGCTAGAAACTCTAGGGCAATTTGGCTGTGACGAGGTGCAGAGCTTCGCGATTTCGAAGCCGCTCAGCCCCGATGGCTTTGAAGCGTGGCTACAGACCTTTGATAAGGAACCGAACCGATTCGCGTCGCGGTCTTCTCCATGA
- a CDS encoding PRC-barrel domain-containing protein, whose product MPMQLSKTFKMSLLASGLALGASAHAAEGLYSADDLMDADVYDQSGKEIGEVEDILMGNGMEVHSLVIETGGVLDMGGREVVVERGDFTVKTGDSNQSWDEIDYEVHIDASPEEIKGLDEYSESWWNQTRQSMNQAWENTQEGAASAWENTKEASSRAWQNTKDAVENLGDEVESETDEM is encoded by the coding sequence ATGCCAATGCAACTTTCAAAGACCTTCAAAATGTCGCTTCTGGCAAGCGGGCTGGCGCTGGGCGCTTCCGCTCACGCCGCCGAAGGGCTCTATTCTGCAGACGATCTGATGGATGCTGACGTTTACGACCAATCCGGTAAAGAAATCGGCGAAGTCGAAGACATCCTGATGGGCAACGGCATGGAGGTGCACTCGCTGGTGATCGAAACGGGTGGCGTGCTCGACATGGGCGGCCGCGAAGTCGTTGTGGAACGAGGCGATTTCACCGTGAAAACCGGCGATAGCAATCAAAGCTGGGACGAGATCGACTATGAAGTACACATCGACGCCTCCCCGGAGGAGATCAAAGGGCTGGACGAGTACAGCGAAAGCTGGTGGAACCAGACACGGCAGTCAATGAACCAAGCTTGGGAAAACACCCAGGAAGGTGCTGCCAGTGCCTGGGAAAACACGAAGGAAGCCTCCTCCCGTGCATGGCAAAATACCAAAGACGCCGTGGAAAACCTGGGCGATGAGGTAGAAAGCGAAACCGACGAGATGTAA
- a CDS encoding biliverdin-producing heme oxygenase, producing MQTMETRPAPQATRANPLLTQLRSATLKSHRQIERNPRLARLFEPGLSHSRYRDLLARLLGFYEPVEFILADLPSRIAVADRSVVERATAERWKTPWLRQDLSVLGLSEQAIAELPRASVAETPQIEDLPQAVGCLYVLEGATMGGTLISRHLHATLGVTPETGGRFYDGYGPGNGRMWGCFRQQLANLEMGAPQTLKMTSSAIETFSCLDHWLISKE from the coding sequence ATGCAGACAATGGAAACACGCCCAGCGCCCCAGGCCACTCGTGCCAATCCGTTGTTGACCCAGCTTCGTAGCGCCACACTGAAGAGCCATCGGCAAATAGAGCGGAATCCCCGTTTGGCCAGGCTGTTCGAGCCCGGGTTATCACACTCGCGTTATCGCGACCTCCTAGCCCGGCTGCTTGGATTTTACGAGCCTGTGGAATTCATCTTGGCCGATTTGCCGTCCCGTATTGCCGTCGCTGACCGTTCCGTCGTTGAGCGAGCTACCGCTGAACGCTGGAAAACGCCTTGGTTGCGTCAGGACCTGAGCGTTCTTGGGCTGAGCGAACAGGCCATTGCCGAGCTTCCGCGCGCCTCAGTCGCAGAGACGCCGCAGATCGAAGATCTTCCCCAAGCCGTTGGCTGTCTTTATGTGCTGGAAGGCGCCACGATGGGCGGAACGCTAATTTCACGCCATCTCCATGCAACTCTTGGCGTTACGCCGGAGACGGGCGGTCGCTTTTACGACGGCTACGGCCCCGGCAATGGGCGCATGTGGGGCTGTTTTCGTCAGCAGCTGGCGAATCTGGAGATGGGGGCTCCCCAAACATTGAAGATGACTAGCTCGGCTATCGAAACGTTCAGTTGTCTCGATCATTGGCTCATAAGCAAGGAGTGA
- a CDS encoding endo alpha-1,4 polygalactosaminidase, with amino-acid sequence MRRYARLCIYSIGLLAFSASAFGAIVATASSDNGYVPANTLDGSLAGWSRWTSKGDGEWIRFDLGETRVLKAVDLAFQRGDVREYYFDLQASSDGENWTPLIEDTASSGQTRNFERVDVPDTQTRYVRYIGWGNNDNLLNSLTEVRFQSTAVEPVEPPVTGDWWQPQSGMSWQWQLQGTINTGYSVQVYDIDLFDTPVEMIESLQHSGQKVVCYFSAGSFEDWRPDADHFAAGDLGDPMGEWEGENWLDIRTQNVRDIMTDRMLLAKAKGCDGVEPDNIDGYTNATGLPLTYADQLDYNRFLAETAHRLELAIALKNDLSQVTDLVSHFDMAINEQCHKYNECHLLQPFIDAGKPVFNAEYGSKYVNDPAARDALCASSRLFGMHTLILPLALDDGFRLDCGID; translated from the coding sequence ATGCGCCGCTACGCACGCCTCTGCATCTACTCCATTGGTTTGCTTGCTTTCAGTGCGTCTGCATTCGGCGCCATCGTTGCCACCGCAAGCAGTGACAACGGCTATGTCCCTGCCAATACACTCGATGGCAGTTTGGCGGGCTGGTCCAGATGGACCAGCAAGGGAGACGGCGAATGGATTCGCTTTGACCTGGGGGAAACGCGTGTACTCAAAGCTGTGGACCTCGCCTTCCAACGCGGTGATGTCCGGGAGTACTACTTCGATTTGCAGGCCTCCAGCGACGGTGAGAACTGGACACCGCTAATAGAAGATACGGCGAGCAGCGGCCAAACAAGGAATTTCGAACGTGTGGACGTACCGGACACGCAAACACGTTACGTACGCTATATCGGCTGGGGAAACAACGATAACCTGCTCAACAGCCTGACCGAGGTACGCTTCCAGAGCACCGCAGTTGAGCCGGTCGAACCGCCGGTAACTGGCGACTGGTGGCAGCCGCAGAGCGGGATGTCTTGGCAGTGGCAGCTCCAGGGCACCATTAATACCGGCTATAGCGTGCAGGTTTACGACATCGACCTGTTCGATACTCCGGTAGAAATGATCGAATCTTTGCAGCACTCCGGTCAAAAGGTGGTGTGCTACTTCTCTGCGGGCAGCTTCGAGGACTGGCGCCCGGACGCAGACCATTTCGCAGCCGGTGACCTGGGCGATCCCATGGGTGAGTGGGAAGGTGAAAACTGGCTGGATATCCGCACTCAGAATGTTCGCGACATCATGACCGACCGCATGCTTCTGGCCAAAGCGAAAGGCTGTGACGGCGTCGAACCGGACAACATCGATGGCTACACCAACGCTACCGGCCTGCCTCTAACCTATGCCGATCAGCTTGATTACAATCGTTTTCTCGCAGAGACGGCGCACCGACTGGAGCTAGCCATCGCCCTGAAGAACGATCTTTCCCAAGTGACCGACCTAGTGAGCCATTTCGACATGGCGATCAACGAGCAGTGCCACAAGTACAACGAATGTCACTTGCTTCAGCCTTTCATCGACGCTGGCAAGCCCGTATTTAACGCGGAGTACGGATCGAAATACGTTAACGATCCCGCCGCCCGCGATGCCCTGTGTGCCTCATCCCGTCTGTTCGGAATGCATACGCTGATTTTGCCACTGGCGCTGGACGACGGATTCCGATTGGACTGCGGGATCGATTAG
- a CDS encoding Crp/Fnr family transcriptional regulator, producing MKTINVALQPHEGMLAERFVEKNADFLRCCGNEVHLEKGENLILESSNVDHVFLIEKGLACGYKLLVDGSMQTLHFFMPGDLCNLSTFMLPKAPMSVRALGPLVAYKIPLADLHDAADTRRLTRQFVREQEVLRKRMSHQWLVNLVSLQADQRLAHLLCELVYRTHGEKAKSLASFSVSLTQIELSEALGISIVHMNRVARQLRKDGILDLKHGNLKVPDWQRLEQFACFDPEYLEVSVAEA from the coding sequence ATGAAGACGATCAATGTAGCTTTGCAGCCTCATGAGGGCATGCTGGCTGAGCGATTCGTAGAGAAGAATGCGGACTTTTTACGCTGTTGTGGGAATGAGGTTCATCTCGAAAAAGGTGAGAACCTGATCCTCGAGTCCAGCAATGTTGATCATGTCTTCCTGATTGAGAAAGGGTTGGCCTGCGGCTACAAGCTCCTGGTTGACGGCTCCATGCAGACGCTTCATTTTTTCATGCCGGGAGACCTCTGCAATCTTTCCACGTTTATGCTGCCCAAGGCGCCCATGTCGGTCCGGGCCCTGGGACCTCTCGTCGCTTACAAAATACCGTTGGCCGACCTGCACGATGCGGCAGATACGCGGCGTTTGACCCGGCAGTTTGTACGCGAGCAGGAAGTGCTGAGAAAGCGCATGTCTCATCAGTGGCTGGTCAACTTGGTGAGCCTCCAGGCAGATCAACGGCTCGCCCACCTGTTATGCGAGCTTGTTTATCGCACTCATGGTGAGAAAGCGAAGAGTCTGGCATCATTTAGTGTATCGCTGACGCAGATCGAACTTTCCGAGGCTCTGGGCATCAGCATCGTCCACATGAATCGCGTCGCGCGCCAGCTCCGCAAAGACGGCATTCTCGATCTCAAGCATGGCAACCTGAAGGTGCCAGACTGGCAACGGTTGGAACAGTTTGCGTGCTTCGACCCGGAATATCTGGAAGTGAGCGTTGCTGAAGCGTGA
- a CDS encoding encapsulin-associated ferritin-like protein, whose product MAGGSDSYHEPIEMLSEKTKEMHRALVSVQEELEAVDWYQQRADASSDEELKGLLLHNMREEIEHACMVLEWLRRNSPDFAEQMRIYLFTDKPILDAEEEDGDISEISEAEGKVASQPLNKFTIGSLKGK is encoded by the coding sequence ATGGCCGGAGGAAGCGATAGTTACCACGAACCGATAGAGATGTTGTCGGAAAAGACCAAGGAAATGCATCGCGCCCTGGTTTCCGTGCAAGAGGAACTGGAGGCGGTCGACTGGTATCAGCAGCGCGCAGATGCCAGTAGCGATGAAGAACTCAAGGGACTGTTGCTCCACAACATGCGGGAGGAGATCGAACACGCCTGCATGGTGTTGGAGTGGCTGCGCCGCAACAGCCCGGACTTTGCCGAACAGATGAGGATCTACCTGTTCACCGATAAGCCGATCCTGGACGCTGAGGAAGAGGATGGCGACATCAGTGAAATCAGTGAAGCCGAAGGCAAAGTCGCCAGCCAGCCTTTGAACAAATTCACCATTGGTTCGTTGAAAGGGAAGTAA